The sequence below is a genomic window from Candidatus Atribacteria bacterium.
AGATGATTGCTCCAGGGGTCGGATGACCTAATCAACTACAAACTCTTCCAGTATCATACTAACATATTTAGTTGATAATTTAGATATTCTTATCGTACAAGGGGTCGGATTTATCCGACCCGTCCTAATATTGTTTACAGGTTTAATAGTTTTGGAAACCAGGTTAGTATTTCATAACTTTCATCAGTTATCAGCACAGAATCTTCAATCCTAACCCCACCCATTTCAGGCAAATAAATTCCCGGTTCAATGGTTATTACCATTCCGGGTTGCAAAACTGTATCATCACTGAAAGAAACTCGAGGTAACTCATGAATATCCAATCCTACTCCATGACCCAAACCATGGCCAAAATATTCTCCATAACCTCCCCTGGTAATTATTTTCCTTGCTATAGAATCAACTTCTTTACAGCTTACTCCGGGTTTTAAAAATTCCAGGGCAGCCATTTGGGCTTCCAGGACAAGGGAAAATATTTCTTTTTGTTTGTTGTTTTCTTTCCCCAAAAGAATAGTGCGGGTAATATCAGAACTATAATTTTGATAATTCGCTCCCATATCAATGGTTATTAATTCTTTTTCCTCGATTTTCTTTTCCGAAGGTTTTCCGTGGGGTAAGGACGATCTCTGTCCGGAAACTACAACGGTTTCAAAAGCTTCTTTCAGAGCGCCCTTTTTTCTCATATTATAAGCTAACTCGGAAGCAATATCAAGCTCTCTCATTCCCGGCTCTATCGCTTCAAACACATCCTTTAAACTTTCTGTGGTAATCTGAGCGGCTTTTTTTATTTTAATAATTTCTTCTTTATCTTTAATCATTCTTAACTTTTCTATGATATTTTCAGTAGGCAATAATTTGATAGATTTAAAACTATTAGAATATTTCCCAAAGTCAGCATAGCTTAAATTATTGCTTTCAAAGGCAATTTTTTTTACCTTATTTTGCGTAAATATCTTTTTCAGTGCCAATATCCGTGCATCCTTTTTTTTCGGATCATCAGTTAATATTTCAAAGTCAGGACTTTCTTTTTGAGCATGTTCAGTATAACGTGAATCGGTGAGCAAATAATTTTTACCTTTTGCCAAAACCAAGGCACACCCTTCTCCGTCAAATCCGCTTAAATAATATAAATTTTTTAGATTAGTGATTAAAAATCCATCGATATCTTGGCTTTCTGTACTTATTTTATCTCGAAATATTCCCAATCTATCTTTAATCAAGGTTAATCCCTCCCCTTCTATAATTTTTAATAATTTTTTGGGCAATTTCTTCCACAGAAAAATCAGTAACTTCAATAATAGTATCTGCAGCCTGAAAACTTGGTGTTTTTAAATTCAAAATGCCTTTTGCAGATTGAAAAACTTGGTTCCACTGATTTAGCAGTCGAGAGGTTTCCTCTTTAAATTTATTTTCCTCTATCTCTATCTTGCTGGTAACCAAATTGACAATCCAACCGTTTTTCTTTAAAATTTCCCTATTCTTTCTATTTAGGATGCATCCGCCGCCAGCCACAATAACCGCACCGGATAAATCGGATATTTTTTCTATCGTGGAGTTTTCTAAAGAGCGAAATTGCTTTTCTCCTATTTTTTTTAACAATTCAGATAGGTCTAATCCGCTTGCCTTTTCCATCATTTCCTCTGTATCTATAAACTGCATCTTTAAACTATTTGCCAAATATTTTCCTATTTCTGCCTTATTAGTGCCTTTCAATCCGACAATGATTATATTTCTCATCATGAGCTAACCTCTCCGACCAAATCATATTCGGTAGCTTCTGTCACTTTTACTTTTATCAATTCTCCTACCTTAGCCTTATCTCCCCTAATGAGTACTTTTCCGTCTATCTCCGGTGCATCTTGCCTGCTTCTCCCGATAGCAATTTTGGGCTCACCCGCTCTCATTTCATCAATCAATACTTCAATTTCTTTTCCCAGATAGCAATGATTGATTTCTTGCGAGATCGCCTGTTGAGTTAACATTAATTGCTTTAGCCGCTCTTTCTTAATTTTCAGGGGAATTTGTTGGGAGAAACCATAAGCTGTTGTTCCCTCTTCCCGTGAATAAATAAAAGCCCCTAACCTTTCAAATCGGTAATTTTTTACAAAACTTAATAATTCTTCAAAATCCTGTTCGTTCTCACCGGGAAATCCCACCATCAAAGTAGTACGCAAGGTTAATTTTGGAATTCTCTCTCTTAATTTATTGATCAACAAAATAAGATCTTTTTTTTTGCTCGGCCTATTCATTCTCTTTAGTATTTTCTCACTTATATGCTGTAAAGGCAAATCCAAATAGGGACATATCTTAGGGGAATTTGCTATCGCTTCGATCAATTCATCTTGATAGTGAGCAGGATGGGTATATAAAAGTCTTATCCATTTTAAATGATTTAATTCAAGAAGAGAAAGTCTTCTTAATAATTCGGCTAATTTATATTTCCCATAGAGATCGATTCCGTATAGAGTGGTATCTTGGGCGATTAAAATTATTTCGGAAAGATTTTGTTTTTCAGAGAGCATTTTTACTTCAGTAATGATATCTTCCATTTGTCTACTACGATATTTTCCCCTAATCGTAGGTATCAGGCAATAAGAACAATTATTTTGACAACCTTCGGATATTTTAATGTAGGCATAATGCCGGGGGGTTAAAACAGTACGCGGGGTATTGTGGTGATAAAGAAATTTGGGTTCAGAGCTTACTTTAAAAATTTGTTCGCCTTTTACAACACTTTTGATTAAATCACCAATTTCCAATAAATCTCCTACTCCTAAAAAGGCATCAACTTCGGGGATCTCCTTATAAATATGGTCGTCTTTATACCTCTGAGGAAGACATCCGATTACAATTATATGTTTTATCTTCCCTTCTTTTTTTAATTTTACCAGGTTTAGAATTTCTTCAATAGATTCTTCTACAGCATCACTTATAAAACTACAGGTATTGATAATCGCAATATCTGAATGATCCATCTCCTCACTTATTTGGTATCCCATTTCCTTTAACTTTCCACAAAGCACCTCGGTGTCAACAAAGTTTTTAGGGCAGCCTAATGATTTAATTCCAATTTGCATAAAACAAATAACCCTTTCCTAACGAAAAAAACTAAATCTCTGCTTATTTTCCATATCGATTGCTTTTACATGTCCTGCCACAATTTCCGGCGGACTCAGCTTCACTAAACCCACTAAACAAAGAATTCCGATTAAAATATCTTCAAAATACCCCAAAAATGGAACTAAAATATCAGGTATCAAATCATAAGGTGATAATACGTAGACAATTGCTCCATATACTATTAATTTTAAATAAAAAGGAACTCTCTTATCTTTAAGTAATCTTAAAGATAATTTGATAAAATTGGGAATATGAAATATTATTCTTGCAATATATAATTGTATTTTTATCTTATGGTAAGGATCTTTCTTTTCTGGCATACTTTTTTAATTCTCCGGATATTTCCGAGTGATCGTTATTTTAATGATTTTATCATAGCAGCTCGATGAGCGTCAATTAGTTGAACTTATTTGGAAATAAAATAACCCCGGACTTAATCTGGGGTTATTTATTCTGTCTTTCATTTTTAACAAGGGGGGATGATATTAGATTAACTGAAACTTATCAACAACCACGATATCGTGAAAAATGATCAGTTTCAAAACATCCATAACCATCATAATCATCTACTTCTACCCATTCACCTTGTCTAAAAGTGAATACCTTCTCTGGCGGGTCATCAAAACAAACTGTAAATGTACCATTAACGTGCACTTCAGGTCCAAATTGATATTCACCATTACCAAAATAAATAATATGAATTTTGGTATCCTTGGTTAAAACATTTGGTCCAAAAGTAATAGTAACATTTCCCAGCGTGATAGAACCGCCATCATTTGCGCTTATCCATTCTTCAACCATTTCTTTTTTGGCAGAAAAGGCAAAAATAGATAATGCTAAGAAAGCTATTACTACGACACAGAGAATAGATAGAAGCTTAAAATCTATACTTTTCTTCATTTGCATCATCTCCTTCGGTGGCCCAGCTACCTTAGCTAACTTAATAGCCTTAGGTCTGTGACTTTGCGTCTCAACCTTTCGATCGATTTGCTATTATCGGGAATTTACTTAAAATTTAAACTCCTTATATACCATCCCCCCAACTATATTATACAGTAAATATCCTAAAATGCAAATATACAATAACAGGAAAGCATTGAAGCTATAATAGATTAAGTGAACCGTATCGAGTTAAGATAGATGAAAATAGATATAAAAAGCGGAACTTTTTTTAACTGCTAGCCAAAACTTGCACTAAAATCACTACAATATTTTTTAAATATTATTTTTTTAAATTATTCAATTTTTCTTCAATTTCCCTAAGATGTTTTTTAACATTAATACTTCTCAATATTTTTTGCGATTTAATCAAATTCCTTTTCGCTAATTTTTTATCATTTTTTAAAATAAACATGTCACCCAATTCATAATAAGTTTCACCTTCATTTATTTTATCAGCGAATTTCAAGTAAGTTTTGATCGCTTTTTTAAAAAATGTTTCGGAATCTTTCCATTTTTTTAATTTTATGAATAATTTAGCCTCTAATCTATATATATCTGCTAATCCTAATTTATCATCCAGTTTATTAAATATTTTTTCTCCCTGAAAAATATAATATTTTACTTTTGTAAATTCATTCTTTTTTAAATATTCCTCTCCTAAATGAATATAATTAATACCCTTATTATATATGTCTCCAATTTTTTCGGCTATTTTAATACTTTCTTTTAGATAATAAATCGCTTGTTTTGAGTTTCCTAAGGAAGAATGGGCAAATCCAATGTTATTCATAATATTGGAAATAACAATAATATTTTTAATCTTTTTAGCAATAGATAGACTTTCTTTATATGCTTCAATTGACTTTTGCCATATGCCTAACATATCATAATATATCCCAATATTATTTAAAGCCATCGCATAAATATCTAAAGCTTCTATCTCTTTGCAAATAGTTATGCTCTCTT
It includes:
- a CDS encoding aminopeptidase P family protein, which codes for MIKDRLGIFRDKISTESQDIDGFLITNLKNLYYLSGFDGEGCALVLAKGKNYLLTDSRYTEHAQKESPDFEILTDDPKKKDARILALKKIFTQNKVKKIAFESNNLSYADFGKYSNSFKSIKLLPTENIIEKLRMIKDKEEIIKIKKAAQITTESLKDVFEAIEPGMRELDIASELAYNMRKKGALKEAFETVVVSGQRSSLPHGKPSEKKIEEKELITIDMGANYQNYSSDITRTILLGKENNKQKEIFSLVLEAQMAALEFLKPGVSCKEVDSIARKIITRGGYGEYFGHGLGHGVGLDIHELPRVSFSDDTVLQPGMVITIEPGIYLPEMGGVRIEDSVLITDESYEILTWFPKLLNL
- the rimO gene encoding 30S ribosomal protein S12 methylthiotransferase RimO, whose product is MQIGIKSLGCPKNFVDTEVLCGKLKEMGYQISEEMDHSDIAIINTCSFISDAVEESIEEILNLVKLKKEGKIKHIIVIGCLPQRYKDDHIYKEIPEVDAFLGVGDLLEIGDLIKSVVKGEQIFKVSSEPKFLYHHNTPRTVLTPRHYAYIKISEGCQNNCSYCLIPTIRGKYRSRQMEDIITEVKMLSEKQNLSEIILIAQDTTLYGIDLYGKYKLAELLRRLSLLELNHLKWIRLLYTHPAHYQDELIEAIANSPKICPYLDLPLQHISEKILKRMNRPSKKKDLILLINKLRERIPKLTLRTTLMVGFPGENEQDFEELLSFVKNYRFERLGAFIYSREEGTTAYGFSQQIPLKIKKERLKQLMLTQQAISQEINHCYLGKEIEVLIDEMRAGEPKIAIGRSRQDAPEIDGKVLIRGDKAKVGELIKVKVTEATEYDLVGEVSS
- a CDS encoding DUF1232 domain-containing protein; protein product: MPEKKDPYHKIKIQLYIARIIFHIPNFIKLSLRLLKDKRVPFYLKLIVYGAIVYVLSPYDLIPDILVPFLGYFEDILIGILCLVGLVKLSPPEIVAGHVKAIDMENKQRFSFFR